In Pleurocapsa sp. PCC 7319, the following are encoded in one genomic region:
- a CDS encoding elongation factor G: MSKNGIKNIRNVAIVGPYSSGKTTLLESILFVTNAITRKGNIKDGNTVSDSSAEARDRSMSVELSVASTKYQEIDFTFLDCPGSVEFTQETYNALVGAGTVIIVCEPVIEKVLTLAPLFKFLDDWEIPHLVFINKIDRSSYGYMEIIQALKQVSSRPLIPQQYPIHQNDQCLGYIDLVTEQAYHYHSNSPADQVPFPEDLAEAEHAARQEMLETLADYDDHLLEELIEEIEPPQSEILKDLKQELSADLIVPVFFGMAEHDYGVRPLLDALVKEAPSPEITAERRGLKTDGTGDTIVQVLKTYFTSQGGRLSLVRVWQGELTDGMTLNGERTGGMYHLMGQQQQPINRASVGSIVALGRLEVAKTGDTLTNSTKSISPLPQADKLSPVYALAITPENRKDEVKLSSALGKLLDEDPSLHWEQHGDTREVILWGQGEVHLQVTLDRLRRKYSLPMSTHLPQVPYKETIRRSTNSHGRYKHQSGGHGAFGDVYLDIKPLSRGEGFQFHQTIVGGVVPKQYIPGVETGVREYLKNGPLGFPVVDVDVTLTDGSHHSVDSSEQAFKQAARIAMNDGMLQCNPVLLEPVLSITISVPTEFTSKALQLITGRRGQILGYESVSDWKNWDKVMGYLPQAEMHNFIIELRSLTLGVGFFDWKYDHLQEVPDKLANNILTVAESNGKK, translated from the coding sequence ATGAGTAAAAATGGCATCAAGAACATTCGTAATGTGGCAATTGTCGGACCATACTCCAGCGGAAAAACCACGTTACTAGAAAGTATTTTATTTGTTACTAATGCAATTACCCGTAAAGGTAATATCAAAGACGGTAATACTGTAAGTGATAGTTCCGCTGAAGCACGCGATCGCAGTATGAGTGTGGAATTATCAGTTGCTAGTACTAAATATCAAGAGATTGATTTTACTTTTTTAGATTGTCCAGGCTCAGTAGAATTTACTCAAGAAACCTATAATGCTTTGGTTGGTGCCGGAACTGTGATCATCGTTTGCGAACCGGTAATCGAAAAAGTTTTAACTTTAGCACCCTTATTTAAATTTCTGGATGATTGGGAAATTCCCCACTTAGTATTTATAAATAAAATTGACCGTAGCTCCTACGGTTATATGGAAATTATTCAGGCTCTTAAGCAAGTTTCTAGTCGCCCCTTAATTCCTCAACAATACCCTATTCATCAAAATGATCAGTGTCTTGGGTATATCGATTTAGTAACTGAACAGGCTTATCACTATCATTCTAATAGCCCTGCTGACCAAGTGCCATTCCCTGAGGATTTGGCAGAAGCAGAACACGCTGCACGCCAGGAAATGTTGGAAACTCTGGCAGATTATGACGATCATCTTTTAGAAGAATTAATTGAAGAAATTGAACCACCCCAATCGGAAATACTTAAAGATCTTAAGCAAGAATTAAGTGCTGATTTAATTGTTCCTGTATTCTTTGGCATGGCAGAACATGATTATGGAGTGCGTCCCCTGCTCGATGCTTTAGTCAAAGAAGCACCTTCTCCTGAGATTACGGCAGAACGTCGTGGTCTGAAAACCGACGGAACTGGGGATACGATTGTTCAAGTCTTAAAGACATATTTTACTTCCCAAGGTGGGCGTTTATCTCTAGTTAGAGTTTGGCAAGGAGAGCTAACTGATGGCATGACCCTAAATGGAGAGAGAACCGGGGGAATGTATCACTTAATGGGTCAACAACAACAACCGATTAACCGAGCATCTGTAGGAAGTATAGTTGCACTTGGTCGTTTGGAAGTAGCCAAGACTGGAGATACCCTAACTAATTCGACCAAATCGATTTCACCACTGCCCCAAGCAGATAAACTATCACCCGTATACGCACTAGCAATCACTCCAGAAAACCGCAAAGATGAAGTTAAACTTAGCAGTGCTTTAGGCAAACTTTTAGACGAAGATCCTTCTCTACATTGGGAACAGCATGGTGATACCCGAGAAGTCATTTTATGGGGACAGGGAGAAGTACATCTTCAAGTTACCTTAGATCGTCTACGACGCAAGTATAGCTTGCCTATGAGTACCCATCTACCTCAAGTACCCTATAAAGAAACTATTCGTCGTTCAACCAATTCCCATGGTCGATACAAACATCAAAGTGGCGGACATGGCGCATTTGGAGATGTTTATTTGGATATTAAACCTTTGTCTCGTGGCGAAGGTTTTCAGTTTCATCAAACTATTGTGGGTGGAGTAGTTCCCAAACAGTATATTCCCGGTGTCGAAACTGGAGTCCGAGAATATCTCAAAAATGGTCCTTTAGGGTTCCCTGTAGTTGATGTTGACGTGACCCTTACTGATGGTTCTCATCACTCCGTAGATAGTTCAGAACAAGCTTTTAAACAGGCTGCTCGTATTGCGATGAACGACGGAATGTTGCAGTGTAATCCTGTGTTACTCGAACCAGTTTTATCAATTACCATTTCCGTACCGACTGAATTTACCTCTAAAGCTCTGCAATTAATTACTGGACGAAGAGGACAAATATTAGGTTACGAAAGTGTTTCCGACTGGAAAAATTGGGACAAGGTAATGGGTTATCTACCTCAAGCTGAAATGCATAACTTTATTATTGAGCTGCGATCGCTTACGTTAGGGGTTGGTTTTTTCGACTGGAAATACGATCACCTACAAGAAGTGCCTGATAAACTGGCTAATAATATTTTGACTGTAGCTGAAAGTAACGGTAAAAAATAA
- a CDS encoding DUF3747 domain-containing protein, whose protein sequence is MKSYNRLKSLLLTLSAIASTAVMAVPQAKAVSFQEQRVNQNQFAVVAVPFGYKEHRLEIIEQIPGGKKCWNESGVAPVQVDLSLLNFDHTDSCRRIYNTNGYTLRLNGQDDRVAHVMKIVENNGELQLVAFHKDPSRPNTVIGKTNGISNGAMKIILNPGWQITKRVHQGQVIEHLYLSGNPGITNSSYSATSSTSVNSNSSTNSTSTSSTVTQGRANTTTPTTNNVDTQVLVDSVEQLYNNVVNPLLHNLSQGNTGNNQ, encoded by the coding sequence ATGAAATCTTATAATCGTCTCAAATCATTGTTGTTAACTTTATCCGCGATCGCCAGTACTGCTGTGATGGCTGTTCCTCAAGCCAAGGCAGTTTCTTTTCAAGAGCAACGGGTTAATCAAAATCAATTTGCTGTGGTGGCTGTTCCCTTCGGTTATAAAGAACATCGCTTAGAAATTATTGAACAAATACCTGGAGGCAAAAAATGCTGGAATGAGTCTGGAGTAGCTCCTGTTCAAGTAGATCTATCACTATTAAATTTCGATCATACTGATAGCTGTCGCCGAATTTACAATACCAACGGTTACACTCTTCGCCTTAACGGTCAAGATGATCGAGTAGCTCATGTAATGAAGATCGTCGAAAACAATGGTGAACTACAGTTGGTTGCCTTTCATAAAGATCCTTCTCGACCCAACACTGTAATTGGTAAAACCAATGGTATCAGTAATGGTGCCATGAAAATAATCCTTAATCCTGGTTGGCAAATTACCAAGAGGGTTCATCAAGGACAAGTAATCGAGCATCTCTATTTAAGTGGAAATCCTGGTATTACTAACAGCAGCTATTCTGCTACTTCCAGTACTTCGGTTAATAGCAACTCGTCCACTAATAGCACATCTACTAGTAGTACTGTTACTCAAGGTAGAGCTAACACTACTACTCCAACAACTAATAATGTAGATACTCAGGTTTTAGTAGATAGCGTTGAACAACTCTATAACAATGTGGTTAATCCTTTGCTACACAACTTATCCCAAGGAAACACTGGCAACAATCAGTAA
- a CDS encoding ATP-binding protein, which produces MFAKLMSRERNQTPKADILAIDDTPENLALLSQMLTEKGYKVRSVTKGSTALRGAKAAPPDLILLDVKMPEMNGYEVCRYLKADERTRNIPVIFISALGDVFDKVKAFQAGGVDYITKPFQVEEVLARLDTHLTIRNLQLKLQAQNTQLQQEIAEKTAAEDKFAKAFRSCPNPIAIATYESGHLLEVNKSFLQMSGYSEAEVIGKDISQYYSFSASEKYDQVLQKCQTENFVRNQELEFQSKSGQIKTILLSLELIELGGTKCTLQIMNDITERKRLENEFISLVSHELRTPMTSTIGALDLLNSGQLGTLSDRGQQILKVAIRNIERLIRLVNDILDLERIKSGKITIEPVNCDLVPLLIQATETMQAMAEKAQVQVLLEPSTVSLRLDPDRMLQTLTNLLSNGIKFTEPGGIVKLKASVNGDRCQITVQDTGRGIPEDKLESIFERFHQVDASDSRSKGGTGLGLAICRHIVERHNGKIWVESVLGKGSTFYISLPLN; this is translated from the coding sequence ATGTTTGCCAAATTAATGTCTAGAGAACGCAACCAGACTCCTAAAGCTGACATTCTTGCCATTGATGACACGCCAGAAAATTTGGCTTTACTATCTCAGATGTTAACCGAAAAAGGCTACAAAGTTAGAAGCGTAACTAAAGGTTCTACAGCCTTGAGAGGTGCCAAAGCTGCTCCTCCAGATTTAATTCTGTTGGATGTCAAGATGCCAGAAATGAATGGCTATGAGGTGTGTCGATATCTAAAAGCAGATGAACGCACTCGCAATATTCCTGTAATCTTCATTAGTGCTTTAGGTGATGTTTTTGATAAAGTGAAAGCTTTTCAAGCTGGTGGTGTGGATTATATTACCAAGCCATTTCAAGTCGAAGAGGTTCTGGCAAGATTAGATACTCATCTGACTATTCGTAATCTACAACTGAAGCTGCAAGCTCAAAATACCCAATTACAGCAAGAAATAGCGGAAAAAACTGCTGCTGAAGATAAATTTGCCAAAGCATTTCGTTCTTGCCCCAATCCGATCGCGATCGCCACTTATGAGTCGGGACATTTACTTGAGGTAAATAAAAGTTTTCTGCAAATGAGTGGTTATTCAGAAGCTGAAGTAATTGGTAAAGATATTAGTCAATACTATTCTTTTTCAGCCTCAGAAAAATATGACCAAGTATTACAAAAATGTCAGACAGAGAATTTCGTTCGTAATCAAGAATTAGAATTTCAGTCGAAATCAGGTCAAATTAAAACTATTCTGCTTTCTCTAGAATTAATTGAATTGGGGGGAACTAAATGCACTCTCCAGATTATGAACGACATTACCGAACGGAAAAGGCTGGAAAACGAATTTATTTCCCTAGTTAGTCACGAGTTGAGAACACCGATGACCTCGACAATTGGTGCTTTAGATTTATTGAATTCTGGTCAGCTTGGTACATTAAGCGATCGCGGTCAACAAATTTTAAAAGTTGCTATACGTAACATAGAACGTCTAATTCGTCTGGTGAACGATATTCTAGATTTAGAACGAATCAAGTCAGGGAAGATTACGATTGAACCAGTAAATTGTGACTTAGTGCCGCTATTAATTCAAGCTACAGAAACAATGCAAGCAATGGCAGAAAAAGCTCAAGTTCAAGTACTACTGGAACCAAGTACCGTTTCTCTGAGACTAGATCCTGATCGTATGTTGCAAACATTAACTAATTTGCTCAGCAACGGAATTAAATTTACTGAACCTGGGGGAATAGTCAAGTTAAAAGCTAGTGTTAATGGCGATCGCTGTCAAATAACTGTTCAAGATACTGGCAGAGGTATCCCCGAAGATAAATTAGAGTCTATATTTGAGCGTTTTCATCAGGTAGATGCTTCCGACTCCCGCAGTAAAGGAGGGACGGGTTTAGGTCTCGCTATCTGTCGTCATATAGTCGAACGACACAACGGTAAGATTTGGGTAGAAAGTGTTTTAGGGAAAGGAAGCACGTTTTATATTAGTTTGCCTCTAAATTAA
- a CDS encoding response regulator, giving the protein MSKKVLIIDDEDDVKEIAQMGLEMAADWNVITANSGKAGLELAASSQPEVILLDLMMPDWDGQETLKHLKANQSTVKIPVILMTAKTKSAIASELTGLDIVGIITKPFRPLQLPEQIAEILNQFEVNK; this is encoded by the coding sequence ATGAGCAAAAAAGTTTTAATTATTGATGATGAGGATGATGTCAAAGAAATAGCTCAAATGGGCTTAGAAATGGCAGCCGATTGGAACGTTATTACGGCGAATTCTGGAAAGGCAGGATTAGAATTAGCAGCAAGTAGCCAACCAGAAGTGATCCTTTTAGATTTAATGATGCCTGACTGGGATGGGCAAGAAACTCTCAAGCATTTAAAAGCCAATCAAAGCACAGTTAAGATCCCTGTAATTTTGATGACTGCCAAAACCAAATCGGCGATCGCCTCAGAGTTAACTGGCTTAGATATAGTTGGTATCATTACAAAACCTTTTCGTCCGCTCCAATTACCTGAGCAAATTGCTGAGATTCTCAATCAATTTGAAGTGAATAAGTAA
- a CDS encoding lysylphosphatidylglycerol synthase domain-containing protein: MKRDRLTRFLYPTLAVGLLVFSLCILNQELGRYNPKEILDSFSTLEKSQLSSAFCLTIIDYLIISTYDIIAFLCLNYDLNIKRILFTTFITYAVSNTTGYTLLIGGGIRYRFYSLWRVPRRNIAKVTALGNLTFWLGLLTLSGITFLTNSFKLPSFINLNISIIRYLGIIALLSVGTYLYFCWRRKCLRIKGKIICFPKLTTTLSQITIFSLDWALAAAVLYCLIPEYPDKSYFSFFSIYLLAMSTSIMSNVPGGIGVFETIIIFLLPKSISAPSIFSSLLAYRAIRFLIPLGIALILLGCFELRRKLNQS, from the coding sequence ATGAAGCGCGATCGCCTAACTCGTTTTCTTTATCCTACTCTGGCTGTTGGCTTACTAGTTTTTTCTCTCTGCATACTGAATCAAGAATTGGGTCGCTACAACCCAAAAGAGATTTTAGATAGTTTTTCTACTCTGGAAAAAAGTCAATTATCTTCTGCTTTTTGCTTGACTATTATTGACTATTTAATCATTAGTACCTACGATATCATCGCTTTTCTTTGCCTTAATTATGATTTAAATATTAAGCGTATTCTATTTACAACTTTTATTACCTATGCTGTGAGCAACACTACTGGTTACACTTTACTCATTGGTGGAGGAATTCGCTATCGTTTTTACTCCTTGTGGAGAGTTCCCCGAAGAAATATAGCCAAGGTGACGGCTTTAGGTAATTTGACGTTTTGGTTAGGATTGTTGACTCTAAGTGGAATCACTTTTTTGACTAATTCTTTTAAACTACCTAGCTTTATTAATCTAAATATCTCAATTATTCGTTACCTGGGAATTATCGCCCTCCTATCTGTAGGAACTTATTTATATTTTTGTTGGCGTAGAAAATGCCTGAGAATTAAGGGGAAAATCATCTGTTTCCCGAAACTCACTACTACACTAAGCCAAATTACTATTTTTTCTTTAGATTGGGCTTTAGCAGCAGCAGTATTATATTGTTTAATTCCTGAATATCCTGACAAATCATATTTCAGTTTTTTTAGTATTTATCTGCTCGCTATGTCCACCTCAATTATGAGCAACGTCCCGGGGGGAATTGGTGTATTTGAAACGATAATAATTTTTCTGTTGCCCAAAAGTATTTCTGCCCCAAGCATTTTCAGCTCACTTCTAGCTTATCGGGCAATTCGTTTTCTAATACCTTTGGGGATAGCACTTATTTTGCTAGGTTGTTTTGAACTCAGACGTAAATTAAATCAATCTTGA
- a CDS encoding glycerophosphodiester phosphodiesterase family protein — protein sequence MLCIGHRGAMGHEPENTLRSIRKALALGVDAVEIDVHNVENNLVVIHDRDLSRTTNGAGYLEQKNLTYLRSLDAGKGEKIPILQEVLETINRQAMINIELKGHSTAKLVANLIQEYVSQGWSEQDFVVSSFNHYELNQFRSICPTVKIGLLIYGIPWGYLNIAQQLDASIVIASLDFVTQELITSVHQQDLPVWVYTVNQPDDIRLMRKLQVDGIFTNYPERVVSSC from the coding sequence ATGTTATGTATCGGACATCGGGGGGCAATGGGACATGAGCCAGAAAATACTTTGCGATCAATTAGAAAAGCTCTAGCTTTGGGAGTTGATGCGGTTGAAATTGATGTTCATAACGTAGAAAATAATTTAGTTGTAATTCACGATCGCGATTTATCCAGAACGACTAATGGGGCTGGCTATCTGGAACAGAAAAATTTAACTTATTTGCGATCGCTTGATGCTGGCAAAGGAGAAAAAATTCCTATCTTACAAGAAGTCTTGGAGACGATAAATCGACAAGCCATGATTAATATTGAATTAAAGGGACATAGTACTGCTAAGCTAGTTGCTAACCTGATTCAAGAGTATGTTAGCCAAGGTTGGTCGGAACAAGATTTTGTAGTTTCCTCTTTTAACCATTATGAACTGAACCAATTTAGGTCAATTTGTCCTACTGTCAAAATTGGTCTTTTAATTTATGGTATTCCTTGGGGTTATTTAAATATCGCCCAGCAATTAGATGCAAGTATAGTTATTGCTAGTTTGGATTTTGTAACCCAGGAATTAATCACTTCCGTGCATCAACAAGATTTACCAGTTTGGGTTTATACCGTTAATCAGCCTGATGATATTCGTCTTATGAGAAAATTACAAGTCGATGGTATATTTACCAATTATCCTGAACGAGTTGTATCAAGTTGCTAA
- a CDS encoding ABC-F family ATP-binding cassette domain-containing protein has translation MSILTLQNIKKDFGIKEILRDASFSIEPNDKVGLIGVNGSGKSTLLKMIAGIEPIDGGQRLVKSGARIIYLPQQPEIDENLTVIDQVFADSGEQMKLVREYEDLSHKIAHAVDNNLDSLMAQLAKVTEKMESAGAWELETKAKIILTKLGIEDFDARVGDLSGGYRKRIALATALLNEPDLLLMDEPTNHLDAESVEWLQEYLARFQGALLLITHDRYFLDQVTNRILEIDRADLYTYSGNYSYYLEKKALQEESAASSERKHQGVLRRELEWLKRGPKARSTKQKARIDRIGEMQDKEFKQTQGKVEIDTPGRRIGKKVIELENISKAYNGRTLIDDFTYEFTPRDRIGIIGGNGVGKSTLMNIITGRIEPDRGKVNIGKTIHIGYFDQHSDTIWDALNEEQRVIDFIKDVAAVVTTADGNQISASQMLEKFLFPPSQQYAPIHKLSGGEKRRLFLLQVLMDAPNVLILDEPTNDLDVQTLAILEDYLENFNGCAIAVSHDRYFLDRTVDFILAIEPGGKIRSYPGNYSVYLEHKKRAEKQAKQEQVREQPQSSKPKNTKTDKSISQKNKPLSNYERREYEKLEVKIAQMETDKEKLESNLAINCSDFTLVQELSQQLTTLNEAIDNATERWMELAEREF, from the coding sequence ATGAGTATTTTAACTCTACAAAATATCAAAAAAGATTTCGGTATTAAAGAAATACTGCGCGATGCTAGCTTTAGCATTGAGCCAAATGACAAAGTAGGCTTAATTGGGGTAAATGGCTCTGGTAAATCTACTCTACTCAAAATGATTGCGGGTATTGAACCGATAGATGGTGGTCAACGCTTGGTTAAATCTGGGGCGCGAATAATTTATTTACCCCAACAGCCAGAAATAGATGAAAATCTGACGGTGATCGATCAGGTATTTGCTGATAGTGGAGAACAAATGAAGCTGGTCAGGGAATACGAAGACTTATCTCACAAGATAGCTCATGCAGTCGATAATAACTTAGACTCCCTTATGGCTCAGCTAGCTAAGGTAACAGAAAAAATGGAATCCGCAGGAGCATGGGAGCTGGAAACCAAAGCCAAGATTATTCTAACTAAGCTGGGTATCGAAGACTTTGATGCTAGGGTAGGGGATCTTTCTGGGGGATACAGGAAACGGATTGCTTTGGCGACAGCTTTGCTCAATGAACCAGATTTGTTATTGATGGATGAACCTACTAACCACCTAGATGCCGAGTCGGTAGAGTGGTTACAGGAATATCTAGCTCGCTTTCAGGGGGCACTTCTACTTATTACTCACGATCGCTACTTTTTAGATCAAGTTACTAATCGGATCTTAGAAATCGACCGTGCCGATTTATACACCTATTCGGGAAATTATTCCTATTATCTGGAAAAAAAAGCTCTACAAGAAGAATCTGCTGCCAGTAGCGAACGCAAACATCAAGGAGTTTTAAGACGAGAATTAGAGTGGCTCAAGCGAGGACCAAAAGCTCGTAGTACTAAGCAAAAAGCCCGCATTGATCGTATTGGCGAAATGCAGGATAAGGAGTTTAAACAAACTCAGGGTAAAGTTGAAATTGATACTCCTGGGAGACGTATTGGGAAAAAAGTCATTGAACTGGAGAATATTTCTAAAGCCTATAACGGACGGACTCTAATTGATGATTTTACCTATGAATTTACTCCCCGCGATCGCATAGGTATTATTGGAGGCAATGGTGTTGGGAAATCTACTCTGATGAATATTATCACCGGGAGAATTGAACCTGATCGGGGTAAGGTCAATATCGGTAAGACGATTCACATTGGTTATTTCGATCAGCATTCGGATACCATTTGGGATGCCTTAAATGAAGAACAACGAGTAATTGATTTTATCAAAGATGTCGCAGCAGTTGTCACCACTGCCGATGGCAATCAAATTAGTGCTTCCCAGATGTTAGAAAAGTTTTTGTTTCCCCCCAGCCAACAATATGCGCCGATTCACAAACTCTCTGGAGGCGAAAAACGCCGTCTGTTTTTATTGCAAGTATTAATGGATGCCCCCAACGTTTTAATTTTAGATGAACCGACCAACGATTTAGATGTGCAGACCTTGGCAATATTAGAAGATTATCTAGAAAACTTTAATGGTTGTGCGATCGCCGTGTCCCACGATCGCTATTTTCTAGATCGAACTGTAGATTTTATCTTGGCGATCGAGCCTGGGGGCAAGATTCGTAGCTATCCAGGCAATTATTCTGTATATTTGGAACACAAAAAGAGAGCTGAAAAACAAGCTAAACAAGAACAGGTTCGAGAACAACCCCAATCTAGTAAACCGAAAAATACTAAAACTGATAAATCAATTTCACAGAAGAATAAACCTTTATCAAATTACGAAAGACGCGAATATGAAAAACTAGAAGTCAAAATTGCTCAAATGGAAACCGATAAGGAAAAATTAGAAAGTAATCTGGCAATTAACTGTAGTGACTTTACTTTAGTACAAGAACTATCCCAACAATTGACAACATTAAATGAAGCAATTGACAATGCTACTGAACGCTGGATGGAACTAGCAGAAAGAGAGTTCTAG
- a CDS encoding IS5 family transposase (programmed frameshift), which yields MYRKTSQSELTPENFELPFESKLSSENRWVIMAELIPWSDFESEYAENFSETMGAIAKPFRMALGALIIKEKLGISDRETVEQIRENPYLQYFLGMSDYSNQAPFDASMMVYFRERIDLDLVNKINIKMVNNLREKEEEETEKKEKEEVKSIKNQGKLILDATCAPGDISYPNDLGILNQARRQTEKILDSLYKTCQTKKVKKPRTYRKKARKDYLKVAKKRRPSRQERSSAVAKQLQYIKRNLSHIENLVNSEADLSSLSPSQYKMLLVVTEVYRQQLWMYENQSNRIDDRIVSITQPHIRPIVRGKAGKTVEFGAKISVSCFDQYVFLDHLSWDNFNESGDLKTQVEAYKNFTGYYPSSVHVDKIYRNRENRTWCKDRGIRISGPPLGRPPKNVSKSTKKQARDDERFRNAIEGKFGQAKRRYGLNCIMAKLSKTAETSIAVTFLVINLSTLLRQVSCLFLSLFLNTYKFGSITDFFIIKTDIKVKLLT from the exons ATGTACCGTAAAACTAGCCAGTCGGAGCTTACCCCAGAAAATTTTGAATTACCCTTTGAAAGTAAGTTGTCATCAGAAAACCGATGGGTAATTATGGCAGAGTTAATTCCTTGGTCAGATTTTGAGTCAGAATATGCAGAAAATTTCTCAGAAACAATGGGAGCAATAGCCAAACCATTTCGGATGGCATTGGGGGCATTAATTATTAAAGAAAAATTAGGAATAAGCGATAGAGAAACTGTAGAGCAAATAAGGGAAAATCCTTATTTACAGTATTTTCTAGGGATGTCAGACTATAGCAATCAAGCCCCATTTGATGCCTCAATGATGGTTTATTTTAGAGAAAGAATAGACCTGGATTTAGTTAATAAAATCAATATAAAAATGGTAAATAATCTCCGAGAGAAAGAGGAGGAAGAAACAGAAAAAAAA GAAAAAGAAGAAGTTAAATCAATTAAAAATCAAGGAAAGTTAATATTAGATGCTACTTGCGCTCCTGGGGATATAAGTTATCCCAATGATTTGGGAATATTAAATCAAGCCAGACGACAAACCGAAAAAATTCTAGATTCTCTTTATAAAACTTGTCAAACAAAGAAAGTAAAAAAGCCAAGGACTTATAGAAAGAAAGCGAGAAAAGATTATTTGAAAGTTGCGAAGAAACGTCGTCCATCTCGACAAGAAAGAAGCTCGGCAGTCGCCAAACAATTACAATACATCAAAAGAAATTTATCTCACATAGAGAATTTAGTTAATTCCGAGGCTGATTTAAGTAGTCTATCTCCAAGCCAATATAAAATGTTGTTGGTAGTTACAGAAGTTTATCGTCAACAATTGTGGATGTATGAGAATCAATCCAACAGAATTGACGATAGAATCGTCAGTATAACTCAACCTCATATCCGTCCTATCGTCAGAGGAAAAGCAGGAAAAACTGTGGAATTCGGAGCAAAAATTTCAGTAAGCTGTTTTGACCAATATGTATTTTTAGATCATTTGAGTTGGGATAACTTTAATGAATCAGGGGATTTAAAAACACAAGTAGAAGCCTATAAAAACTTCACTGGCTACTATCCATCCTCAGTTCATGTAGATAAAATTTATCGCAATAGAGAGAATCGAACTTGGTGTAAAGACCGAGGTATTAGAATCAGTGGACCACCATTGGGAAGACCACCTAAAAATGTTAGTAAATCAACTAAAAAACAAGCTAGAGATGATGAAAGATTTCGTAATGCTATTGAGGGAAAATTCGGACAAGCAAAACGACGTTATGGACTTAACTGTATCATGGCAAAACTCTCAAAGACAGCAGAAACTTCTATTGCCGTTACTTTTTTAGTTATCAATCTTTCCACCCTGCTCAGGCAGGTTAGCTGTCTTTTTTTGTCTTTATTTCTGAATACCTATAAATTCGGCTCGATTACTGACTTTTTTATTATTAAAACTGATATTAAAGTCAAATTACTAACATAA
- a CDS encoding type II toxin-antitoxin system PemK/MazF family toxin: MTYKQFEVVVVPFPFTDSSAAKKRPALVISDGTKFNKWTQKSVMAMITTATHAPWVLDEAITDLESAGLKAKSIVRMKLFTLDDALVIKKIGKLATDDRDRVQKSLQQLLNID; this comes from the coding sequence GTGACTTATAAGCAATTTGAGGTGGTAGTGGTTCCGTTTCCATTTACAGATAGTTCGGCGGCAAAAAAACGTCCAGCTTTAGTGATTTCGGATGGGACGAAATTTAACAAATGGACTCAAAAAAGTGTGATGGCAATGATTACCACAGCGACTCATGCACCTTGGGTATTAGATGAAGCGATAACAGATTTAGAGAGTGCGGGATTAAAAGCCAAATCGATTGTCAGAATGAAGTTATTTACTCTGGATGATGCTTTAGTAATCAAAAAAATAGGCAAGTTGGCAACAGATGATCGTGATCGAGTACAAAAATCGCTACAGCAATTATTAAATATTGATTGA
- a CDS encoding AbrB/MazE/SpoVT family DNA-binding domain-containing protein, which produces MTRAKIKLTSKVTQKYQATIPQAVREKLAIEKGDRIIFEIEDEKVVLKKVSPVDWEYLESVAATLGEWSSEADEEAYSDL; this is translated from the coding sequence ATGACCAGAGCTAAAATCAAACTAACTTCCAAAGTAACTCAAAAGTATCAAGCGACGATTCCCCAAGCAGTAAGAGAAAAACTAGCAATTGAAAAAGGAGATCGCATAATCTTTGAAATAGAGGATGAAAAGGTAGTGTTGAAGAAAGTATCACCAGTAGATTGGGAATATCTAGAGTCAGTGGCAGCGACTTTGGGAGAATGGTCATCAGAGGCGGATGAGGAAGCATACAGTGACTTATAA